ACAAAACCCAAACACATACGATTATATTCCATACAACATGACGCGAAAGCTTACTTTCTTACTTCAGTTTAGGTCAGACGCATGCTGTATTGTCGCATCTTCACTGCTCTTCCTCGCCACTCTCCAGGAGAGCAGGATGGACACAACACAAGACGCTGCTGGGCTCTGAGGAATCACAGTGGGAAAACTGAGCATTACTGCCACCTAGAGTTCTGGATGAGAACTGCAAACTGAAGagttatatttttatcattataattattcaatTTCATTTGtccttttaatattaaataatactaattGAATTTGTGTAActaaacaataacataaaattagtcattaaaaattaattgcggttaaacacacattctctctctctctcgctcgctcaaTCACTGTCACACACGCAGCGCGTGAGAGCTCAGCGTCCAGCGGCACAATATGAGGTAATTCAGAGAGGATTTTTACATGATTCAAGTCATATAAGAGCAAAGTGGGTATATTCCTCCTGTATGTGTGTTCACGTATGCGTAACAGTGCtgcaatttatttaataaatcatcTAAAACTGTGCTGGTCATGTAGCTAAAGTGAGCTAACAGCGCTGAGAATACATATATGATAAATGACACCACACGCGATCATAAAAACATCAGCCATGTTTATTAGTAATAGTACGAGCTAAGTTATAATGAGCAATAACGTTGAGAGTACTAAAGATAAACCTTGAGCTTGAGCACTCGGATGCTAAAAACACAGTTGTCATGCACTTGTGCGCATGCGCAGACATCGATCATCTGTTTCCTGCTCGAGATGTGTTCAGAATCAATAAATACGCAAGTAACGcttaaagttattaaataacGCAGAATATTGCACTGTATTCTGCCAGTATCGTGTAGTGTGTTTATGCACTACTTTAGGATTTCTGAAACGgacctttttatttttagtgtcgGGATAAGAAAATTAGTTTGAACAATGAAATATGAACTATGAAAATTAGTTTGAACAAAAATTGTGACATACAAATGAGGATTAGCATTGCATTAGAAATGACTTCGTTCGCTTTATTTTGCTATTATCACTTACATTTATcaattatagtgtcctgcacacactagtaaaaaatataaaaattatatctggtgtctgaataacttttgttttgactgtagacatattggaatttttatttttgtaaaaacatgtttattattaacatgtttattattattattattattattattatgctatcATGCTTTATTGTgttagctgtattttttatttacaatttttaacctattcaaaataaaaaaaactgcagtttGGTTGAGATTAActggaatgcacaatgaaaaaaaaacatgacttgtGAAAATTGataaacattatttgtttttgcaaatgagcttttcatatatatatatatattgtcatatattcattcatatatatatatatatatatatatatatatatatatatatatatggttataagtatattcatatataatataacttatataaatataaatatgtaaaataatatttccaacactcataataaatctgaatattagaatgatttctaaatgatcatgtgatcgactgattttacatgtgacactgaaggctggagtaatgatgctgaaaattcagctttgcatcacaggaataaattattattattttttaattatattcaaatagaaaactattattttaagttgtaataatatatcacaatattactgttttttctgtatttttgatcaaataaatgcaggcttgatgagcagaagaaacttctttcaaaaacattaaaaatattaatgtttccaaacttttggttggtctgtactgtatatatatatatatatatatatatatatatatatatatatatatatactgtatttgtgtcacagtacacacacacacatactatgtCCACAAAAAcgtattttggatgcgattaatcacgattaattgtccagtaattatataaatatatatgtatatcctatatttgtcaattttgattgcttctactgTCCTCATTTGTTAGTCTGTTTGTGTGAAGTGTTGATGTCTGTGTTGGTCAGGCTGCAGTGAAGACGTGTGGGCCGTTATGAGCGGGAAGAGCCTCTTGCTGAAGGTCATTCTTCTGGGGGACGGCGGCGTGGGCAAGAGCTCCCTCATGAACCGCTACGTGACGGACCGCTTCGACACGCAGTCCTTCCACACCATCGGCGTGGAGTTCCTCAACCGCGACCTGGAGATGGACGGGCGGCTGGTCACCCTGCAGATCTGGGACACGGCGGGCCAGGAGCGCTTCAAGAGCCTGCGCACGCCCTTCTACCGCGGCGCGGACTGCTGCCTGCTCACCTTCGCCGTGGACGACCTGCAGAGCTTCCAGAACCTGGGCTGCTGGAAGAAGGAGTTCATGTATTACTCAGACGTACGAGACCCCGAGCGCTTCCCCTTCGTGGTGCTGGGAAACAAGGTGGACAAGGAGGAGCGGGAGGTGGGCGAGGATGAGGCCCGGGCCTGGTGTGAGGAGAACGGCTGCTGTCCGTACTTCGAGACCAGTGCCAAGGATGACAGGAACGTGGGGGCCGCTTTCGAGGCTGCTGTCCGGGAGGTTCTGGCCAGCGAGGACCCCATCGACCACACCCTGCTGAGCAGCTCCATCGACCTCCACGGGAACCGAAAAGGGGCTCGCTCGTCCTGCTGTTGAGGTGCCTCTAATGGTGCGTTCAAGTCATGTCGGATATATCGTATTTACGAGTTGAACGTCGCTACAAAGTCGTTATTATATGAAAGCCCGTTTTtgccactgaataaataaaatgtaaaaagtaattgCGACCTTTATTTcagaattgtgactttttttcttataattgtgAGCTTGCATCTTGCAAATGTGActttatttttctcagaattgtgagatgcaaaCTCGCAATTGCTAAATATATCGTCCAGTTCTGAGGAGAGAATAGACTAcgttctcacaattgcaagttaatGTCTGTTAATGTTCTGACTTTATAATTTTGCAATTGCGTGTTTATATCacgagaaaaaaagtctgaattggcAGTTTGCATCTCGCAGTTCACACTttgtttctcacaattgcaagtttaggTTATATCtgacaattctgagaaaaaaaaagtgaaaactgCGAGATGTAAAATTGCAATCgtgaggaaaaaaagtcagaattgcgaggtaAGTTgcactaattgtttttttttttattattcagtggcagaaacgggTTTTCATATTTTTACGAGTGGAACTAAAAATGTTCTTTAATTCCCGATTTTCGGGGTTGGGGGCGTGTCAGTGAAAAACATGCGGGGTGCAGCGGACGCAGATACGCAGTGTCTGTACAGCTTGTTTGCAAACACGTGATTCTGATGACGCGCTAAATACAGCTGTAGGACAGGAAGTGATGTTTCTCCACAGGAAGCAGGAACTTAAGATGCCTGTGTTTTGCATCGTTTATGAATGCTCAAATTGGTCAAACCCAGAAAACACAAGGAgcttcttcagatgttaaaggttctttatggaaccatttagaccaAAAATGGGAGTGGCCCCCCATAACGCAACACCGcttcaattatattaataattcattttgtAGATGTAGAGTCTAAAAAATAGTTGAAGTTTATTGTCGAAAAGTTAAATCGCCATCTTTTTCCGACCAAAGTCCGAATGTCCCAGGACTTGAACGCCTCATAAATCGCTTCATAGCCGTGGTCTTACAGTCTGTCTCTGGCTGATACTGTTAGCTTGAGACGCCAGACGTGTCTCGTGGGATACAGAGTTACCGAACAGAAAAGTCATTTCACACACGTTCATGTCTCTGAAGTCTGGCACACTGACGCTTTCCCAGTCGAAGACTTGTGTGCCGCTGACGTGGTGTTTAATGATAGCTTCGTGTCCTGGACCATAGATCTGGCCTCCCTTTAGTATTCAACGGTTGAGCTTACTGTTTAAACTTACATTTGAGCTATTATGTTGTGGTACTCACTTCTCTAGATATTTCCAAACACATAACCCGTGTCACATACTGCGGACACTGTTATCGGTAATGACATATTGTGTGAGagaaatttttcatttttcatttttactaaGTTATTCTTTGGGTGAAGAACACGtttgggtcatatttcacctAAAAT
This DNA window, taken from Carassius auratus strain Wakin chromosome 14, ASM336829v1, whole genome shotgun sequence, encodes the following:
- the LOC113113579 gene encoding ras-related protein Rab-9B-like, which translates into the protein MSGKSLLLKVILLGDGGVGKSSLMNRYVTDRFDTQSFHTIGVEFLNRDLEMDGRLVTLQIWDTAGQERFKSLRTPFYRGADCCLLTFAVDDLQSFQNLGCWKKEFMYYSDVRDPERFPFVVLGNKVDKEEREVGEDEARAWCEENGCCPYFETSAKDDRNVGAAFEAAVREVLASEDPIDHTLLSSSIDLHGNRKGARSSCC